From a single Actinomycetota bacterium genomic region:
- a CDS encoding HAD family hydrolase, whose amino-acid sequence MRKAPPWRRRTGPTSRSSSSSAVLEAVFFDVGNTLIHPYPSVSHVCREILASAGHHHGLEAIDDLMPLVDAYYEDRYRSDDTFWTSEEETSGVWVGMYALLCRRLGVGEEEAVVLARRVYDEFGDPARWRPYPDVLPALTRLRDRGLCLGAISNWDSRLEGVLGGTGVGDLLDTVVSSADVALHKPDPRIFELACERLGVAPAAAAHVGDHEYADLLGARSVGMLAVLVDRHGAGAPDAIADFEALEDALGLEG is encoded by the coding sequence ATCCGGAAGGCGCCTCCGTGGCGCCGCCGCACCGGACCGACATCGCGGAGTTCCTCGAGTAGCGCCGTGCTCGAGGCAGTCTTCTTCGACGTCGGGAACACACTCATCCACCCGTACCCGAGCGTCAGCCACGTGTGCCGCGAGATACTCGCGTCCGCCGGCCACCACCACGGGCTCGAGGCCATCGACGACCTGATGCCGCTCGTCGACGCCTACTACGAGGACCGCTACCGCTCCGACGACACGTTCTGGACGAGCGAGGAGGAGACGAGCGGCGTGTGGGTCGGCATGTACGCGCTGCTCTGCCGCCGGCTCGGCGTCGGCGAGGAGGAGGCGGTCGTGCTCGCGCGGCGCGTCTACGATGAGTTCGGCGACCCCGCGCGCTGGCGGCCGTACCCCGACGTGCTGCCGGCGCTCACGCGCCTGCGCGACCGCGGGCTGTGTCTCGGCGCGATCTCGAACTGGGACAGCCGGCTCGAAGGCGTGCTCGGAGGCACGGGCGTGGGCGACCTGCTCGACACCGTCGTGTCCTCGGCCGACGTCGCGCTCCACAAGCCCGACCCGCGCATATTCGAGCTCGCGTGCGAGCGGCTCGGCGTGGCGCCCGCAGCCGCGGCGCACGTCGGCGACCACGAGTACGCGGACCTGCTCGGTGCGCGGTCGGTCGGGATGCTCGCGGTGCTCGTCGACCGTCACGGCGCCGGCGCGCCCGACGCGATCGCGGACTTCGAGGCGCTCGAGGACGCGCTGGGACTGGAGGGGTAG